In Syntrophus gentianae, a genomic segment contains:
- a CDS encoding PhoH family protein produces the protein MSSKSTLETDVVEKLTFTENETLKYLLGEQDKNIHLIEKLEPVKVTARGNTVSISGDTISVELVKALLLQLYNLIQKGYPVYPSDIDYAHRILSGDKSLSLEKIFLDTVFISSKKRTISPKSIAQKKYIDAIRTHDMTFCIGPAGTGKTYLAMAMAVSYLLDKKVDRIVLARPAVEAGERLGFLPGDLAEKVNPYLRPLYDALFDMMDFDRATGLITKGIIEVAPLAFMRGRTLNDAFVILDEAQNTTSEQMKMFLTRLGFGSKAVITGDITQIDLPSDRVSGLVEAEQILGKTRGISFVHFTDVDVVRHSLVQEVIKAYGHFQSTRAKFSNAHRES, from the coding sequence ATGTCATCTAAAAGCACGCTTGAAACAGACGTCGTTGAAAAACTGACTTTTACTGAGAACGAAACATTAAAATATCTCCTGGGTGAACAGGATAAAAACATTCACCTCATAGAAAAACTTGAACCGGTCAAAGTGACCGCCAGGGGCAATACGGTATCCATCTCCGGAGACACGATTTCCGTCGAACTGGTTAAAGCCCTTCTGTTGCAGCTCTACAATCTGATCCAGAAAGGGTATCCCGTATACCCCTCCGACATTGATTATGCACATCGCATTCTATCAGGCGACAAGTCCCTTTCCCTGGAGAAAATCTTTCTCGATACGGTCTTTATATCTTCCAAGAAAAGGACTATTTCCCCAAAGAGCATCGCCCAGAAAAAATACATTGATGCCATCCGAACTCACGATATGACCTTCTGCATCGGACCCGCCGGAACAGGAAAAACTTATCTGGCAATGGCTATGGCCGTATCGTATCTCCTTGATAAGAAAGTGGATCGAATTGTTCTCGCCAGACCGGCCGTTGAGGCGGGTGAACGGCTGGGATTTCTTCCGGGTGATCTGGCGGAAAAAGTCAATCCTTATCTGCGGCCCCTTTATGACGCCTTATTCGACATGATGGACTTCGACAGGGCAACCGGATTGATAACCAAAGGAATTATCGAGGTTGCACCGCTCGCTTTCATGCGGGGAAGAACGCTTAACGACGCCTTCGTGATCCTTGATGAAGCACAGAATACAACCTCTGAACAGATGAAAATGTTTCTCACCCGCCTGGGTTTTGGTTCCAAAGCGGTCATTACGGGGGATATCACTCAAATTGATCTTCCCTCCGATCGAGTCTCGGGTCTTGTTGAAGCAGAACAGATTCTGGGAAAAACAAGGGGAATAAGCTTTGTCCATTTCACGGACGTGGATGTGGTCAGACATTCTCTGGTGCAGGAAGTCATCAAGGCTTACGGTCATTTTCAAAGCACGAGAGCGAAGTTCTCCAATGCACACCGGGAATCATGA